Proteins encoded in a region of the Anoxybacillus amylolyticus genome:
- a CDS encoding TetR/AcrR family transcriptional regulator, translating into MNEEQWLEELLKFSEEDGKFSEKQLKILEAAIEMFAEKGYAATSTSEIAKRAGVAEGTIFRHYKTKKDLLLAIVTPTLLQSVAPFLAKEFAKEVFEHQYEHYEDFVRTVWKNRYKFVKKYLPAIRVFWQEIAFHAEIKKQLEVVFMEHVYEKFKKIVEYFQERGEIADFPVESVIRLTVTTIAGFFATRFIIMPDYEWDDEAEMERTIQFLMNGLRKKGA; encoded by the coding sequence ATGAATGAGGAACAATGGCTCGAGGAGTTGTTGAAATTTAGCGAGGAAGACGGAAAATTTAGCGAAAAGCAATTAAAAATTTTAGAAGCAGCGATTGAAATGTTTGCGGAAAAAGGGTATGCAGCGACATCGACAAGCGAAATTGCTAAACGAGCTGGTGTAGCCGAAGGGACAATTTTTCGGCATTATAAAACAAAAAAAGATCTATTGTTAGCAATCGTCACACCGACATTGCTTCAGTCAGTCGCTCCGTTTTTAGCGAAAGAATTTGCGAAAGAAGTGTTTGAACATCAATACGAACATTACGAAGATTTTGTGCGCACTGTATGGAAAAATCGTTACAAATTTGTAAAAAAATATTTACCAGCAATTCGTGTGTTTTGGCAAGAAATTGCGTTTCATGCTGAAATAAAAAAACAGTTAGAAGTGGTGTTTATGGAACACGTCTATGAGAAATTTAAAAAAATTGTGGAATATTTTCAAGAACGTGGGGAAATTGCGGATTTCCCTGTCGAGTCAGTCATTCGCTTGACTGTAACGACGATTGCCGGCTTTTTTGCCACTCGTTTTATTATCATGCCGGACTACGAGTGGGACGACGAAGCGGAAATGGAGCGGACGATTCAGTTTTTAATGAACGGACTGAGAAAAAAAGGAGCCTAA
- a CDS encoding ATP-dependent Clp protease ATP-binding subunit — protein sequence MMCQACQQNKATVFVNLQFNQEKKQLHLCHNCYEQQKHELTIPMNFGFGKFPTFPFEDVFSNEFASPSETNIPTYNTQPTKQKQGGFLDKFGRNLTQLAKAGLIDPVIGREKEIERVIEILNRRNKNNPVLIGEPGVGKTAIVEGLALKIAEGQVPEKLVNKEVYLLDVASLVANTGIRGQFEERMKTLIAELQRRKNVILFIDEIHLLVGAGSAEGSMDAGNILKPALARGELQVVGATTLKEYRQIEKDAALERRFQPVIVHEPTVEQAINILKGIQAKYEQFHHVNYTDEAIEACVTLSHRYIQDRFLPDKAIDLLDEAGSKANLRIGPTDEKQLHERLAQLAKEKEQAAKEENYELAAKLRAEELKLEKQLQNVKSQETPIIDVADIQQLIEEKTGIPVGKLQTDEKEKMKHLEENLAKKVIGQEEAVRKIAKAIRRSRAGLKSKNRPIGSFLFVGPTGVGKTELSKTLAEELFGSKDAMIRLDMSEYMEKHSVSKLIGSPPGYVGHEEAGQLTEKVRRNPYSIILLDEIEKAHPDVQHMFLQILEDGRLTDSQGRTISFKDTVIIATSNAGTSDKKITVGFEKDGEVVEPSILDTLHHYFKPEFLNRFDAIIEFKPLEKAHMLKIVDLMLAELKTNLQEQQVELVVTEAAKEKLAELGYHPAFGARPLRRIIQEYVEDQIADVLLDDTDATMIQVDVENGQIVVQAKKNA from the coding sequence ATGATGTGTCAAGCATGCCAACAAAACAAAGCCACTGTGTTTGTGAATTTGCAATTTAACCAAGAGAAAAAACAATTGCACCTTTGCCACAACTGCTACGAACAACAAAAACATGAATTAACGATTCCAATGAACTTCGGATTCGGGAAATTCCCAACCTTTCCTTTTGAAGACGTATTTTCAAACGAGTTTGCCTCTCCTTCAGAAACGAACATACCAACGTACAACACGCAGCCAACAAAACAAAAGCAAGGCGGCTTTTTAGACAAATTCGGCCGAAACTTAACACAACTTGCGAAAGCAGGACTTATTGACCCAGTCATCGGACGGGAGAAAGAGATTGAGCGCGTCATCGAAATTTTAAACCGACGGAATAAAAACAATCCGGTGTTAATTGGTGAGCCAGGGGTTGGGAAAACAGCGATTGTCGAAGGATTGGCATTGAAAATCGCTGAAGGACAAGTGCCAGAAAAACTAGTAAACAAAGAAGTATACTTGCTTGATGTCGCTTCCCTCGTCGCTAATACCGGCATTCGCGGGCAATTTGAAGAGCGAATGAAGACGTTAATTGCGGAATTGCAACGTCGCAAAAATGTGATTTTATTCATTGACGAAATTCATTTGCTCGTCGGAGCTGGTTCAGCAGAAGGTTCAATGGATGCGGGTAACATTTTAAAACCTGCGCTTGCTCGCGGGGAATTGCAAGTTGTTGGGGCAACGACATTAAAAGAATACCGGCAAATCGAAAAAGATGCTGCGCTTGAACGCCGTTTCCAACCGGTCATTGTCCATGAACCGACCGTCGAACAAGCAATAAACATTTTAAAAGGCATTCAAGCAAAATACGAACAATTCCACCATGTCAACTATACAGATGAAGCGATCGAAGCGTGTGTCACTTTATCACATCGTTATATTCAAGACCGCTTCTTGCCAGATAAAGCGATTGACTTGTTAGACGAAGCAGGCTCAAAAGCAAACTTACGCATCGGTCCAACTGATGAAAAACAACTGCACGAACGGCTCGCCCAACTGGCAAAAGAAAAAGAACAAGCAGCGAAAGAAGAAAACTACGAACTTGCGGCAAAATTGCGGGCAGAAGAGCTGAAATTAGAAAAACAGCTGCAAAACGTGAAATCGCAAGAAACGCCAATCATTGATGTTGCAGATATTCAACAATTAATCGAAGAAAAAACGGGCATTCCTGTCGGCAAATTGCAAACGGATGAAAAAGAAAAAATGAAACACCTAGAAGAGAACTTGGCGAAAAAAGTTATCGGTCAGGAAGAAGCGGTAAGAAAAATAGCGAAAGCAATCCGCCGCAGCCGTGCCGGATTAAAATCGAAAAACCGTCCAATTGGTTCGTTCTTATTTGTCGGACCGACAGGCGTTGGGAAAACGGAGTTGTCAAAAACATTGGCGGAAGAATTATTTGGCTCAAAAGATGCAATGATTCGCCTTGATATGAGCGAATATATGGAAAAACATTCCGTATCGAAATTAATCGGTTCTCCTCCTGGCTACGTCGGTCACGAAGAAGCAGGGCAACTCACGGAAAAAGTGCGCCGCAACCCTTACAGCATTATCTTGCTTGACGAAATTGAGAAGGCGCATCCGGATGTCCAACATATGTTCTTGCAAATTTTAGAAGACGGACGTCTCACCGATAGTCAAGGACGCACCATCAGCTTTAAAGATACAGTCATTATCGCAACAAGCAATGCAGGTACGTCTGATAAAAAAATTACGGTCGGCTTTGAAAAAGATGGAGAAGTAGTGGAACCAAGCATTTTGGATACGTTACACCACTATTTCAAGCCGGAGTTTTTAAACCGCTTTGACGCAATCATCGAATTTAAACCGCTTGAAAAAGCCCATATGTTAAAAATCGTCGACCTTATGCTTGCTGAGTTAAAAACAAACTTACAAGAACAACAAGTCGAACTAGTCGTGACGGAAGCTGCAAAAGAAAAACTAGCCGAACTTGGTTACCATCCAGCTTTCGGTGCTCGTCCGCTCCGCCGCATCATTCAAGAATATGTCGAAGACCAAATTGCCGATGTACTGCTTGATGACACCGATGCTACGATGATTCAAGTTGATGTAGAGAATGGACAAATCGTCGTTCAAGCAAAGAAAAACGCCTAA
- a CDS encoding FixH family protein → MKRKMFFLLASFVIILIAACSHTEHREEQEILNVKIEAKSPMDVNKTTEISCLVTYGNEKVDDADEVKFEIWKQGSEKHEMLPAKNKGNGKYAVTKTFTEAGTYSIVAHVTAHNMHNMPKTDIVVGNPSASTTEHDHHSDVMIMLMKQPYEANKQAKFVAHVTHDNKPLVGADVHFEIWKGNGKHEVIDATEKGKGEYEATTTFKEKGTYFVKVHVETKDLHDHQIEQVTVQ, encoded by the coding sequence GTGAAACGAAAGATGTTTTTTTTACTTGCTAGCTTTGTAATAATACTTATAGCAGCATGTAGTCATACGGAACACAGAGAAGAACAAGAGATTTTGAATGTTAAAATCGAAGCGAAATCACCGATGGATGTAAATAAAACAACGGAAATCTCCTGTCTTGTTACATATGGAAACGAAAAAGTAGACGATGCGGATGAAGTGAAGTTTGAAATTTGGAAACAGGGCAGCGAAAAACACGAGATGTTGCCAGCGAAGAATAAAGGGAATGGAAAATATGCGGTGACAAAAACGTTCACAGAAGCAGGCACGTATTCGATAGTTGCCCATGTGACAGCGCATAATATGCATAACATGCCGAAAACGGATATCGTTGTCGGGAATCCATCAGCTTCCACGACTGAACACGACCATCATTCAGACGTTATGATTATGCTTATGAAGCAACCATATGAAGCAAACAAACAAGCAAAGTTTGTAGCGCATGTAACGCATGATAACAAACCGCTTGTCGGTGCGGACGTTCATTTTGAAATTTGGAAAGGGAATGGAAAACACGAAGTTATTGATGCCACGGAGAAAGGAAAGGGAGAATACGAAGCAACTACGACCTTTAAAGAAAAAGGAACGTATTTTGTGAAAGTGCATGTGGAAACGAAAGACTTACATGATCATCAAATCGAGCAAGTGACGGTTCAGTAA
- a CDS encoding YkvI family membrane protein gives MDKAWVGAWQIAAVYVGTVVGAGFATGKEIVEFFTQYGTGGTVGVLISGGLFMWGGMRLMMMARALRASSYKQLNDYLFGKSANVIITAVMTVMVLGVTAVMLSGAGALFYEQLGLPKQLGIVITICLLFITMLYDRKGLLAVNVFVVPLMLLFSIGILGKLAVTDKWCMTATVSHHSWRALFSPFSYAALNLALAQPVLVPLATEARDERTVKRGALIGGGILTLILLSSHVVLLSFPYVLHYDIPMAEIIHTFFASMYWLYLLVIYGEIFTSLVGGVFGLRRQFHFVSSPLFFIVILALLYAVGSFRYSVLLSFLYPLFGYVSILFLFLLTLRKMP, from the coding sequence GTGGACAAAGCGTGGGTAGGTGCTTGGCAAATTGCTGCCGTATATGTCGGAACAGTGGTTGGTGCTGGATTTGCGACTGGGAAAGAAATTGTTGAGTTTTTTACCCAATACGGAACGGGTGGAACGGTTGGGGTGCTCATAAGCGGAGGATTGTTTATGTGGGGGGGCATGCGCCTTATGATGATGGCGCGGGCGCTACGCGCTTCTTCTTACAAACAGTTGAACGATTATTTATTTGGCAAATCGGCAAATGTCATCATTACCGCCGTGATGACGGTTATGGTGCTTGGTGTGACAGCGGTGATGCTATCAGGGGCAGGGGCCCTCTTTTATGAACAGCTTGGCTTGCCAAAACAACTAGGGATAGTAATTACAATTTGCTTGCTGTTTATTACGATGCTTTACGACCGAAAAGGATTATTGGCAGTAAACGTGTTTGTCGTGCCGCTTATGTTATTGTTTAGCATTGGGATATTAGGAAAATTGGCGGTTACTGATAAATGGTGCATGACAGCAACCGTTTCCCATCATTCATGGCGAGCGCTATTTTCCCCTTTTTCGTATGCGGCACTTAATTTAGCATTAGCACAACCAGTGCTCGTTCCGCTGGCAACGGAAGCGAGAGATGAGCGAACAGTAAAAAGGGGTGCATTGATTGGTGGCGGGATATTAACGCTTATTTTATTAAGCAGTCATGTGGTATTGCTATCGTTTCCGTACGTGCTGCACTATGACATTCCGATGGCGGAAATTATTCATACGTTTTTCGCTTCAATGTATTGGCTTTATTTACTTGTGATTTATGGAGAAATTTTTACTTCTCTTGTTGGTGGCGTGTTCGGGCTGCGCCGGCAGTTCCATTTCGTTTCGTCTCCATTATTTTTCATTGTTATCCTTGCTTTACTATATGCTGTCGGTTCGTTTCGATATAGCGTGTTATTATCGTTTTTGTATCCGCTGTTTGGCTATGTAAGCATCCTCTTTCTTTTTTTGTTAACACTACGCAAAATGCCTTAA